ATAACGGAAAATCTTCAGGAGCGGTTTCGTTCATGAAATTATTCGATACCGCGATGGATGTGGTTTCTCAGGGAGGCGTAAGAAGAGGTGCATTTGCTGCTTATCTGGATATCGACCATGGTGATATTGAAGAGTTCTTGTCCATCAAAGATATCGGAAGCCCAATCCAGAATTTGTTTACTGGAATTTGTGTTCCTGATTACTGGATGCAGGATATGATCGATGGGGATATGGATAAGCGTAAAATCTGGGCAAGAGTTCTTGAAAGCCGCCAGCAAAAAGGTCTTCCCTATATTTTCTTTACAGACAATGTTAACAGAAACAAGCCACAGGTTTATAAAGACTTGGGAATGCCTGTCAATGCAAGTAACCTTTGCTCTGAGATCATGCTTCCTTCTACCAGAGAAGAATCTTTCATCTGCTGTCTGTCTTCCATGAACCTGGAACTGTATGACGAATGGAAAGATACAGATGCCGTAAAACTGGCTGTGTATTTCCTGGATGCTGTTTTAACTGAATTTATCGAAAAAACAGAAGGAAACTACTACCTGCAGGGAGCGAGAAACTTCGCATTGCGTCACAGAGCGCTTGGATTGGGAGTTTTAGGATACCATTCTTATTTACAGAAAAATATGATCCCGTTTGAAAGTTTTGAAGCGACTCAGTTCAACGCAAGAGCTTTCAGACACATCAAGGAGCAGGCAGAAACTGCTTCAAGAGAATTAGCAAACATATATGGTGAACCGGAATTACTGAAAGGATACGGATTGAGAAATACCACGACCATGGCTATTGCCCCTACCACTTCAAGTTCTGCGATCCTGGGACAGACTTCTCCTGGTATTGAGCCGTTTGCTTCCAACTATTATAAAGCTGGTCTTGCCAAAGGAAACTTTATGCGTAAGAACAAGTATTTAGCCAAGTTATTAGAGGAAAAAGGTCTTGATAACGAGGAAACGTGGAGAACCATCATGCTGAATCACGGTTCTGTACAGCATTTAAAAGAACTTACAGAAGAAGAAAAGGCAGTATTCAAAACGTTTAAAGAGATCTCTCCAATGGAAATTATCTCTCAAGCTGCCCAAAGACAGCAATATATCGACCAGGCTCAGTCCCTGAACTTACAGATCCCTTCTACAATGCCTGTAAAAGACGTTAAT
The Chryseobacterium sp. W4I1 DNA segment above includes these coding regions:
- a CDS encoding ribonucleoside-diphosphate reductase subunit alpha, whose amino-acid sequence is MTSMDEQNSNIWWLNEESEQMLNRGYLLKGETVDGAIDRITTAAAKKLYKPELQPAFKEMITKGWISFSSPVWANMGTQRGLPISCFNVHIPDSIEGITHKMGEVIMQTKIGGGTSGYFGELRNRGTAVTDNGKSSGAVSFMKLFDTAMDVVSQGGVRRGAFAAYLDIDHGDIEEFLSIKDIGSPIQNLFTGICVPDYWMQDMIDGDMDKRKIWARVLESRQQKGLPYIFFTDNVNRNKPQVYKDLGMPVNASNLCSEIMLPSTREESFICCLSSMNLELYDEWKDTDAVKLAVYFLDAVLTEFIEKTEGNYYLQGARNFALRHRALGLGVLGYHSYLQKNMIPFESFEATQFNARAFRHIKEQAETASRELANIYGEPELLKGYGLRNTTTMAIAPTTSSSAILGQTSPGIEPFASNYYKAGLAKGNFMRKNKYLAKLLEEKGLDNEETWRTIMLNHGSVQHLKELTEEEKAVFKTFKEISPMEIISQAAQRQQYIDQAQSLNLQIPSTMPVKDVNYLYIEAWKKGVKTLYYQRSSSVSKEMMVNFVSCSACEA